The following are encoded together in the Methylomonas methanica MC09 genome:
- a CDS encoding urease subunit beta, translated as MIPGEIFPADGDIELNADRAAVKVLVANSGDRPIQVGSHYHFYETNPALHFDRSLALGFRLDIAAGTAVRFEPGQQREVQLVAFAGERKVYGFRGKVMGVLGRSE; from the coding sequence ATGATCCCCGGAGAAATTTTCCCTGCCGACGGCGACATCGAACTCAACGCCGACCGCGCCGCAGTCAAAGTCCTGGTTGCCAACAGCGGCGACCGGCCGATACAGGTCGGCTCGCATTACCATTTTTACGAAACCAACCCGGCTTTACATTTCGACCGCAGCTTGGCGCTGGGCTTTCGGCTGGATATCGCCGCCGGTACCGCCGTCCGCTTCGAACCCGGCCAGCAGCGCGAGGTGCAACTGGTGGCGTTTGCCGGCGAGCGCAAAGTCTACGGCTTTCGCGGCAAGGTCATGGGTGTTTTAGGGAGATCAGAATGA
- the urtD gene encoding urea ABC transporter ATP-binding protein UrtD yields the protein MMDELIEPKGAASPQFHEFVDTKHGPILYLEDVSVSFDGFKALNNLSLYIDAGELRCLIGPNGAGKTTLMDVITGKTRPDTGEVFFGQTIDLLKMDEPAIAQAGICRKFQKPSVFDALTVFENLELALKTDKRTWPTLFSKLNGEQRDRIQEVMLLIGLAGLKNQLAGILSHGQKQWLEIGMLLMQEPKVMLVDEPIAGMTHQEVERTAELLLSLQGKHSIVVVEHDMEFVRSIARKVTVLHEGSVLTEGTMDEVQNDPRVIQVYLGG from the coding sequence ATGATGGATGAATTGATAGAACCCAAAGGCGCGGCCAGCCCGCAATTTCACGAATTCGTCGACACCAAGCACGGCCCGATCCTGTATCTGGAAGATGTCAGCGTCAGTTTCGACGGCTTCAAAGCCCTGAATAATCTGTCGCTGTATATCGATGCCGGCGAGTTACGCTGCCTGATCGGCCCCAACGGCGCCGGCAAAACCACCTTGATGGATGTCATCACCGGCAAAACCCGCCCGGATACCGGCGAAGTGTTTTTCGGCCAGACCATAGACCTGTTGAAGATGGACGAACCGGCCATCGCCCAGGCCGGCATCTGCCGCAAATTTCAAAAACCCAGCGTATTCGATGCCCTGACGGTATTCGAAAACCTGGAGCTGGCCTTGAAAACCGATAAACGCACCTGGCCTACCCTGTTCAGCAAACTGAACGGCGAACAACGCGACCGGATACAGGAAGTCATGCTGCTGATCGGCTTGGCCGGCCTGAAAAATCAACTGGCCGGTATCCTGTCGCACGGCCAGAAGCAATGGCTGGAAATCGGCATGCTGTTGATGCAGGAGCCAAAAGTGATGCTGGTCGACGAACCCATCGCCGGCATGACCCATCAAGAGGTGGAACGCACGGCAGAATTATTGTTGTCCCTGCAAGGTAAGCATTCCATCGTGGTGGTCGAGCACGATATGGAATTCGTGCGCAGCATCGCCCGCAAGGTGACGGTATTGCACGAAGGTTCGGTGCTGACCGAGGGCACGATGGACGAAGTGCAAAACGACCCGCGCGTCATTCAGGTTTATTTGGGGGGATAA
- a CDS encoding ABC transporter ATP-binding protein: MLNISALQQFYGASHTLWDLDLQVPAGACVCLMGRNGVGKTTLLKAIMGLIPVKDGSILFDGVELAKAKAESRAELGIGYVPQGREIFPLLTVEENLKTGLRAANKHGIKKVPDSIFEIFPVLKQMLKRRGGDLSGGQQQQLAIGRALVLQPRLLILDEPTEGIQPNIVSEIGDVIIRLNRSRGVPTPAKQPADGEIHQAIHRIHKDLGVTVLLVEQKLPFARKVADSFCIMDRGRHVATGAMPDLSADMVKRYLTV; encoded by the coding sequence ATGTTAAACATCAGCGCATTACAACAATTTTACGGTGCCAGCCACACCCTGTGGGATCTGGATTTGCAGGTGCCCGCCGGTGCTTGCGTCTGCCTGATGGGTCGCAACGGTGTAGGCAAAACCACCTTGTTAAAAGCCATCATGGGGCTGATTCCGGTAAAGGACGGCAGCATTTTGTTCGACGGAGTGGAACTGGCTAAAGCCAAGGCCGAATCGCGCGCCGAACTCGGTATCGGCTACGTGCCGCAAGGCCGGGAGATTTTTCCGCTGCTGACCGTGGAAGAAAACCTGAAAACCGGGCTGCGGGCCGCCAATAAGCACGGCATCAAGAAAGTCCCCGACAGCATCTTCGAGATTTTCCCGGTGTTAAAACAAATGCTGAAACGGCGCGGCGGCGACTTGTCCGGCGGCCAGCAACAACAACTGGCCATAGGCCGGGCGCTGGTGCTGCAACCCCGCCTGCTGATTCTGGACGAACCGACCGAAGGCATACAACCCAATATCGTCAGCGAAATCGGCGACGTGATTATCCGCTTGAACCGCTCGCGCGGCGTCCCCACACCGGCGAAGCAACCGGCGGACGGGGAGATTCACCAAGCCATCCACCGCATTCACAAGGATCTGGGCGTCACGGTATTGCTGGTCGAACAAAAATTACCGTTCGCCCGCAAGGTGGCCGACAGTTTCTGTATCATGGACAGAGGCCGGCATGTGGCCACCGGGGCCATGCCAGATTTAAGCGCCGATATGGTAAAACGTTACTTAACCGTTTAA
- a CDS encoding urease accessory protein UreF: protein MATDLSLLRLLQLVSPGLPIGMYSYSQGLERAVEDGWVTDAHHTADWLRGILTNALSRTDAPLLARLYDAWNENDNAAVTHWSQTLAACRETAELRAEDRQTGQALARLLLKLDIVEAEAWQRHPDATLATLFSLAAARWQVDKADAMAGYLWGWLENQVLCTVKLVPLGQVAGQRLLKDLAGELPNLVQYALNLADDDIGGSCFGLALASSRHEMQYSRLFRS from the coding sequence ATGGCCACTGATCTGTCGTTGCTGCGGCTGCTGCAACTGGTCAGTCCGGGCCTGCCTATCGGCATGTACAGCTATTCGCAAGGGCTGGAACGGGCGGTGGAAGACGGTTGGGTTACCGATGCACACCACACCGCCGACTGGTTACGCGGTATTTTGACTAATGCGCTGAGCCGCACCGATGCGCCTCTATTGGCCCGGCTTTATGACGCCTGGAACGAAAACGATAACGCCGCTGTAACCCATTGGAGCCAAACGCTGGCCGCCTGCCGGGAAACCGCTGAATTGCGCGCCGAAGACCGGCAAACCGGCCAAGCTTTGGCCCGCTTACTGCTTAAACTGGATATAGTGGAAGCCGAAGCTTGGCAACGCCACCCCGACGCCACGCTGGCGACCTTGTTCAGTTTGGCAGCGGCGCGTTGGCAGGTAGACAAAGCCGATGCGATGGCCGGTTACCTATGGGGTTGGCTGGAAAATCAGGTATTGTGCACGGTTAAACTGGTGCCGCTGGGCCAAGTCGCCGGGCAAAGATTGTTAAAAGATCTGGCCGGCGAACTGCCCAACTTGGTGCAGTATGCCTTAAACTTGGCCGATGACGATATCGGCGGCAGTTGTTTCGGCTTGGCCTTGGCCAGCAGTCGGCACGAAATGCAGTATTCGCGTTTGTTCCGTTCGTGA
- the ureA gene encoding urease subunit gamma, with translation MQLTPREKDKLLLFTAALLAERRKARGLKLNYPEAVAFISAAIMEGARDGQSVAELMAYGRTLLTVDEVMEGVADMLHDVQVEATFPDGTKLVTVHDPIV, from the coding sequence ATGCAATTAACGCCTCGCGAAAAAGACAAACTGCTGCTGTTTACCGCGGCGCTGCTGGCCGAGCGCCGCAAAGCCCGCGGCTTGAAATTGAATTACCCGGAAGCCGTGGCTTTTATCTCGGCGGCCATCATGGAAGGCGCCCGCGACGGCCAAAGCGTAGCCGAGTTGATGGCTTACGGCCGTACGCTGCTCACTGTGGACGAGGTTATGGAAGGCGTCGCCGACATGCTGCACGACGTGCAGGTGGAAGCCACTTTTCCGGACGGCACTAAATTGGTCACCGTTCACGACCCGATAGTCTAA
- a CDS encoding urease accessory protein UreD, which translates to MFLESPAAGADPDAAGDAAAWQAELTLGFSRRGDKTVLSRREHYGPLTVQRPFYPEGPVCHVYLLHPPGGVVAGDRLHFDIGVDNGGQALITTPAAGKFYRSDGKQARQTVDLRVAKQASLEWLPQESIVYEGASLHTGMEIELADGAGFIGWEVLALGRPAAGEGFEAGEALLNWRIKRGGRLFYLEKQRLDATAFKSRWGLNGHSACGTLFACPTQPHHLQAVQALIGEDPGRGVTQIEDMLICRALDERADRLREFYLQIWALLRTDIVGQNSCAPRIWAT; encoded by the coding sequence ATGTTTTTGGAATCGCCCGCCGCCGGAGCCGACCCCGACGCGGCGGGTGACGCGGCTGCATGGCAAGCGGAACTGACACTGGGTTTTAGCCGGCGCGGCGACAAGACCGTACTGTCCCGGCGCGAGCATTACGGCCCTTTGACCGTGCAACGGCCGTTTTATCCGGAAGGCCCTGTCTGCCACGTGTACTTACTGCATCCGCCCGGCGGCGTGGTGGCCGGCGACCGTTTGCATTTCGACATCGGCGTCGATAACGGCGGCCAAGCCTTGATCACCACCCCGGCGGCGGGCAAGTTTTATCGCAGCGACGGCAAGCAAGCACGACAAACCGTAGATCTGCGGGTAGCCAAACAAGCCAGCCTGGAATGGCTGCCCCAGGAAAGCATCGTTTACGAAGGCGCCAGTTTGCACACCGGCATGGAGATCGAATTGGCCGACGGTGCCGGCTTCATAGGCTGGGAAGTGCTGGCCTTGGGCCGCCCGGCGGCCGGCGAAGGCTTTGAGGCTGGCGAGGCTTTGTTGAATTGGCGTATCAAACGCGGCGGCCGCTTGTTTTATCTGGAAAAGCAACGCCTGGACGCCACGGCGTTCAAATCTCGCTGGGGCTTAAACGGCCATTCCGCTTGCGGTACCTTGTTCGCCTGCCCGACCCAGCCCCATCATTTGCAAGCCGTGCAAGCCTTGATAGGCGAGGACCCCGGACGCGGCGTTACCCAAATCGAAGACATGCTGATTTGCCGAGCGCTGGACGAGCGCGCCGACCGCCTGCGGGAATTCTATTTACAGATATGGGCGTTGCTACGTACGGACATTGTCGGGCAGAATAGTTGCGCGCCGCGGATTTGGGCGACATGA
- a CDS encoding NACHT domain-containing protein produces MLEDLVKKATGGLDGVAKELVKTASAKIQHKLQETFALQKLEILKKNIDQIGKVKTFLNPESIVNLNDIYYENAINFSDYPEKPISFFPERQVLIEGGPGQGKSLLLRHICIKEAKTSRHIPIFIELRYLKYKKSLKDEIMEAVSDFGIHLDNDVFNYLAKSKKIMLILDGFDEIPSDYRNKAARDLENIARAYPDLKMIVSSRPDSGMGVSFYFTKYKIKHLSVKRQISFIKHIYKRNGLAKNIIKILKESDFLSEVTNTPLLLTLYAITYNARQFNPDSLSEFYSIIFPTMLYRHDRLKLGFERERKSKLTDSQMQRVFEALSFISLNDNHTSFTTALFRKYLAKSASVSRVDENIEDKLIEDFTIITALIVPDGFENFSYAHKSIQEYFSSTFIAKQSEEKKIEFYKSLIQDLNKFRKWQNTLSFLETIDEISYIKNFSVPIKKKALCMNQDNVIKMDYSSVVELLGKESMIETNDDGDIKNTYWEDTLYSAIHKQYSTFLRDQVILFLKSKNTEIGEFISYSDIKDYIKYQKNNGFYIIKIDTFIKKCKLQKAITDILSSKLETCEFKQEVIRFEKNAIQADNLIDQIFGL; encoded by the coding sequence ATGCTAGAAGATTTAGTAAAAAAAGCAACAGGCGGATTAGATGGAGTTGCTAAAGAATTAGTGAAAACCGCTAGTGCAAAGATTCAGCATAAACTTCAAGAAACGTTTGCACTTCAAAAGTTAGAAATTTTAAAAAAAAATATTGATCAAATCGGAAAGGTTAAAACTTTTCTTAATCCTGAGTCGATTGTTAATTTAAACGACATATATTACGAGAACGCAATAAATTTTTCTGATTACCCAGAAAAACCAATAAGTTTTTTTCCGGAAAGACAGGTACTTATCGAAGGTGGGCCAGGACAAGGCAAGTCGTTATTATTGAGACACATCTGTATAAAAGAGGCAAAAACAAGTCGTCATATACCGATATTTATAGAACTAAGGTATCTAAAGTATAAGAAGTCTTTAAAAGACGAAATCATGGAGGCAGTTAGCGATTTCGGAATTCACTTAGACAACGATGTTTTTAACTATCTTGCAAAATCGAAAAAAATTATGCTTATCTTGGATGGATTTGATGAAATTCCAAGTGATTATAGGAATAAAGCTGCAAGAGATCTCGAAAATATAGCGCGAGCTTACCCTGATCTAAAAATGATCGTTTCGTCTAGGCCTGACTCAGGCATGGGGGTATCGTTTTATTTTACTAAATACAAGATAAAGCATCTTTCAGTAAAACGGCAAATTTCTTTTATAAAACATATTTACAAAAGGAACGGATTAGCGAAAAACATAATAAAAATATTAAAGGAAAGCGATTTTTTATCTGAAGTAACAAATACACCTTTATTATTAACTTTGTACGCAATTACGTATAATGCTAGGCAATTTAACCCCGACAGCTTATCCGAGTTTTACAGCATTATATTTCCCACAATGCTCTATAGACACGACAGGTTAAAACTAGGATTTGAGCGAGAAAGAAAGTCAAAGCTGACTGACTCGCAAATGCAAAGGGTATTTGAAGCTCTAAGCTTCATTTCACTGAACGATAACCATACTAGTTTTACCACTGCATTATTCCGAAAATACCTCGCAAAATCTGCTTCAGTTAGCAGAGTAGATGAAAATATTGAAGACAAATTAATCGAAGATTTCACCATAATAACAGCGCTTATCGTGCCTGACGGTTTTGAGAATTTTTCTTATGCTCATAAGAGCATACAGGAATATTTTTCGTCTACTTTCATAGCTAAGCAAAGTGAAGAAAAGAAGATCGAGTTTTATAAATCTCTTATTCAAGATTTGAATAAATTCAGAAAATGGCAAAACACCTTGTCATTTCTAGAAACCATTGATGAAATAAGTTATATCAAAAACTTTTCTGTTCCTATAAAGAAAAAAGCACTTTGCATGAATCAGGACAATGTAATAAAAATGGATTATTCATCAGTAGTTGAACTACTAGGCAAAGAATCCATGATAGAAACGAATGATGATGGTGACATTAAAAACACTTATTGGGAAGACACTTTATATTCTGCAATACATAAACAATATTCCACGTTTTTAAGAGATCAAGTTATACTTTTTTTAAAATCAAAGAATACAGAAATCGGCGAATTTATTAGCTATTCTGATATTAAAGATTATATTAAGTATCAGAAGAATAACGGTTTTTATATAATAAAAATTGATACATTCATTAAAAAATGCAAGTTACAAAAGGCTATTACTGATATTCTTTCTTCAAAACTTGAAACTTGTGAATTCAAGCAAGAAGTTATTCGCTTCGAGAAAAACGCAATTCAGGCTGACAACCTGATTGATCAAATTTTTGGCTTATAA
- a CDS encoding REP-associated tyrosine transposase — MPNYRRAFIPGGTWFFTVNLLERKNNDLLVREIALLRETVRAVRNRYPFQIDAWVVLPEHMHAVWTLPPGDADFSKRWRLIKSGFSRALPKTEYRTNVRKMAGERGFWQRHFWEHLIRDEADFKRHVDYVHVNPAKHGLVSRVKDWPYSSFHRYVEGSVYPENWGRRFGDFYCRG; from the coding sequence ATGCCCAATTACCGACGCGCATTTATTCCAGGCGGGACATGGTTTTTTACGGTGAATTTGCTGGAACGCAAAAACAACGATTTATTGGTTCGTGAAATCGCATTGTTAAGGGAAACCGTGCGTGCGGTGCGAAATCGGTATCCGTTTCAAATCGACGCTTGGGTGGTGTTGCCGGAACACATGCATGCGGTTTGGACGTTGCCGCCGGGCGACGCGGATTTCAGCAAGCGTTGGCGATTGATCAAAAGCGGGTTTTCGCGGGCGTTACCGAAAACCGAGTATCGGACGAATGTTCGGAAGATGGCTGGCGAACGGGGATTCTGGCAACGGCATTTTTGGGAGCATTTGATTCGGGATGAAGCGGATTTCAAGCGCCATGTGGATTACGTGCATGTAAATCCGGCTAAACATGGTTTGGTTTCGCGCGTCAAAGACTGGCCGTATTCCAGTTTTCATAGGTATGTTGAAGGAAGCGTTTATCCGGAGAATTGGGGGCGGCGATTTGGAGATTTCTATTGCCGGGGATGA
- the urtC gene encoding urea ABC transporter permease subunit UrtC has product MNILKQDKTYASVLMALAAVTLIIPFCNLITSADSPLHFSAYSVSLIGKYLCFALLGLSLDMVWGYAGILVLGQGAFFALGGYAMGMYLMRQIGNRGVYGNPELPDFMVFLNWSELPWYWHGFEHFGFAMLMVFLAPGILAFVFGWLAFRSRVTGVYLSIITQALTYALLLAFFRNEMGFGGNNGLTDFKDILGFNIQSEAVRSVLLLMSGLSLIGALLLCRWIANSKLGRVVTAIRDQESRVRFLGYRVELFKLWVFVFAAMLAGLAGALYVPQVGIINPSEFSPLNSLEIVIWVAVGGRGTLYGAIIGAVLVNYAKSVLTGLMPDAWLFCLGGAFILVTLLLPDGIVGLLRRRIKPKSLDLPLEGEPT; this is encoded by the coding sequence ATGAATATATTAAAACAAGACAAAACCTACGCCTCGGTGCTGATGGCGCTAGCGGCGGTAACGCTGATCATCCCCTTTTGCAATCTGATTACCTCCGCAGATTCGCCGCTGCACTTTTCCGCCTACAGCGTCTCGCTGATCGGCAAATACCTGTGCTTTGCATTGCTGGGCCTGTCGTTGGACATGGTCTGGGGTTATGCCGGGATTCTGGTACTCGGCCAGGGGGCGTTCTTCGCCTTGGGCGGCTATGCCATGGGCATGTATCTGATGCGGCAGATCGGCAACCGGGGCGTGTACGGCAACCCGGAGCTGCCGGATTTCATGGTGTTTTTGAACTGGAGCGAACTACCCTGGTATTGGCACGGGTTCGAACATTTCGGCTTTGCCATGCTGATGGTGTTTTTGGCGCCGGGGATACTGGCGTTCGTATTCGGCTGGCTGGCTTTCCGCTCCCGCGTCACCGGCGTCTACCTGTCGATTATCACCCAAGCGTTGACCTATGCGCTGCTGCTGGCTTTTTTCCGCAACGAGATGGGCTTCGGCGGCAACAACGGCTTGACCGACTTTAAAGACATCCTAGGTTTCAATATCCAATCGGAAGCGGTGCGTTCGGTGTTGCTGTTAATGTCCGGTTTAAGCTTGATCGGCGCGCTACTGCTATGCCGCTGGATTGCCAACAGCAAATTGGGCCGGGTGGTAACTGCGATTCGCGATCAGGAATCGCGGGTACGTTTTTTGGGCTACCGGGTTGAGCTGTTTAAATTATGGGTGTTCGTATTCGCGGCCATGCTGGCCGGTCTGGCCGGCGCGCTGTATGTGCCTCAGGTCGGCATCATCAACCCAAGCGAATTCTCGCCTTTGAACTCGCTGGAAATCGTTATCTGGGTAGCGGTCGGCGGCCGCGGCACCTTATACGGCGCCATTATCGGTGCGGTATTGGTCAACTATGCCAAATCGGTATTGACCGGTTTAATGCCGGACGCCTGGCTGTTCTGTCTGGGCGGCGCGTTTATCCTGGTGACCTTGCTGCTGCCGGACGGCATCGTCGGCTTGCTGCGCCGCCGCATTAAACCGAAATCATTAGACCTGCCCTTGGAAGGAGAACCGACATGA
- the ureG gene encoding urease accessory protein UreG has product MNPKQVLRVGIGGPVGSGKTALVDALCKKMRDQFQIGVVTNDIYTREDQQFLIRSQALPEERILGVETGGCPHTAIREDASMNLAAVDELCERWPTLDFVLVESGGDNLSATFSPELADLTIYVIDVSAGDKIPRKGGPGITRSDLLVINKIDLAPHVGASLDVMNRDAKKMRGARPFVFSNIKTGQGVNEIASFIVNQGMLET; this is encoded by the coding sequence ATGAACCCCAAACAAGTATTACGCGTAGGCATAGGCGGCCCGGTCGGGTCCGGTAAAACGGCGCTGGTGGACGCCTTGTGCAAGAAAATGCGCGACCAGTTTCAGATCGGCGTGGTTACCAACGACATCTATACCCGCGAAGACCAGCAGTTTCTGATCCGCAGCCAGGCGCTGCCGGAAGAACGGATCTTGGGTGTGGAAACCGGCGGCTGCCCGCATACCGCGATACGGGAAGACGCTTCGATGAATCTGGCGGCGGTGGACGAATTGTGCGAGCGCTGGCCGACTTTGGATTTCGTGTTGGTGGAAAGCGGCGGCGACAATCTCAGCGCCACCTTCAGTCCGGAATTGGCCGATTTGACCATTTATGTGATTGATGTGTCGGCCGGCGACAAAATTCCCCGCAAGGGCGGCCCCGGTATTACCCGTTCGGATTTATTAGTGATCAATAAAATCGATCTGGCGCCGCACGTCGGCGCTTCGCTGGACGTGATGAACCGGGATGCCAAAAAAATGCGCGGCGCCCGGCCTTTTGTCTTTAGTAATATCAAAACCGGCCAGGGCGTCAATGAAATCGCCAGTTTTATCGTCAACCAGGGTATGCTGGAAACTTGA
- the ureE gene encoding urease accessory protein UreE, whose protein sequence is MLKLTETTNTKETPDDTLTLPYDARQKSRQPATTQGGIQVGVFLPRGHTLRHGAVLTNSQGFKVRVEAAPEALSTVKCDEPLLFARACYHLGNRHVALQILPGELRFLTDHVLDQMLIGLGLTVEHQTLPFQPEAGAYHSHSHGH, encoded by the coding sequence ATGCTAAAACTCACCGAAACCACAAATACCAAAGAAACCCCGGACGACACCCTAACCCTCCCCTACGATGCCCGGCAAAAATCCCGCCAACCCGCCACCACCCAAGGCGGTATCCAGGTCGGTGTGTTTTTACCGAGGGGTCATACTTTAAGGCACGGCGCGGTGTTGACCAACAGCCAGGGTTTCAAAGTCAGAGTCGAAGCGGCGCCGGAAGCCTTGTCTACCGTCAAATGCGATGAACCGTTATTGTTTGCCCGCGCCTGCTACCACTTGGGCAATCGGCACGTGGCTTTGCAAATACTGCCCGGCGAGCTGCGGTTTTTGACCGACCACGTGCTGGATCAAATGCTGATTGGCTTGGGGCTGACCGTGGAACATCAAACCCTGCCGTTCCAACCGGAGGCCGGCGCCTACCATAGCCATAGTCATGGCCACTGA
- the ureC gene encoding urease subunit alpha yields the protein MSKISRQAYADMFGPTTGDRVRLADTDLILEVEADYTVYGDEVKFGGGKVIRDGMGQSQLGSEHSVDLVITNALIIDYWGIVKADVGVKDGRIFKIGKAGNPDIQPGVDIVVGPGTEVIAGEGHILTAGGIDAHIHFICPQQIEEALCSGVTTMIGGGTGPATGTNATTCTPGPWHIQQMLKAVDGLPMNIGLLGKGNASLPSALEEQVLAGAMGLKLHEDWGTTPAAIDCCLSVAEDYDVQVAIHTDTLNESGFVEDTIAAFKGRTIHTYHTEGAGGGHAPDIIKACGLANVLPSSTNPTRPYTINTVDEHLDMLMVCHHLDPSIPEDVAFAESRIRRETIAAEDILHDLGAFSMISSDSQAMGRVGEVIIRTWQTAHKMKVQRGALSGDPAANDNQRIKRYIAKYTINPAISHGISHEVGSIEAGKLADLVLWQPAFFGVKPSLILKGGLIASAPMGDPNASIPTPQPVHYRPMFGSFGRAAANNSMIFLPQVAVNSGVAGQLALQKRVGTVRNTRNIGKADMKLNDYQPVMEVCSQTYQVRADGVLLTCEPAVVLPMAQRYFLF from the coding sequence ATGAGCAAAATCAGCCGACAAGCTTACGCCGACATGTTCGGCCCCACCACCGGCGACCGGGTACGCTTGGCCGATACCGATTTGATTCTGGAAGTGGAAGCCGATTACACCGTCTACGGCGACGAAGTGAAATTCGGCGGCGGCAAGGTGATCCGCGACGGCATGGGCCAAAGTCAGCTGGGCTCCGAACACTCGGTGGATTTGGTGATTACCAACGCGCTGATCATCGACTACTGGGGTATCGTCAAGGCCGACGTCGGCGTCAAGGACGGCCGCATCTTCAAGATCGGCAAGGCCGGCAATCCGGATATTCAACCCGGCGTGGACATCGTCGTCGGCCCCGGCACCGAAGTCATCGCCGGCGAGGGCCATATTCTGACCGCCGGCGGTATCGATGCGCACATCCATTTTATCTGCCCGCAGCAGATCGAAGAAGCGCTGTGCTCCGGCGTCACCACCATGATAGGCGGCGGCACCGGCCCGGCCACCGGCACCAACGCCACCACCTGCACACCGGGGCCGTGGCATATTCAACAAATGTTGAAAGCCGTCGACGGTCTGCCGATGAATATCGGCCTGCTGGGCAAGGGCAACGCCAGTCTACCCAGCGCCTTGGAAGAACAGGTCTTGGCCGGCGCTATGGGTCTGAAGCTGCACGAAGACTGGGGCACCACGCCAGCGGCGATCGATTGTTGTTTGAGCGTCGCCGAAGATTACGACGTGCAGGTGGCGATTCACACCGATACCCTGAACGAATCCGGTTTTGTCGAAGACACCATCGCCGCCTTCAAAGGCCGCACCATCCACACCTACCACACCGAAGGCGCCGGCGGCGGTCACGCCCCGGATATTATCAAGGCCTGCGGTTTGGCGAACGTACTGCCCTCCTCGACCAATCCGACCCGCCCCTACACGATCAACACCGTAGACGAGCATCTGGACATGCTGATGGTCTGCCACCACCTCGATCCCAGCATCCCGGAAGACGTGGCCTTCGCCGAATCGCGCATCCGCCGCGAAACCATTGCCGCCGAAGACATCCTGCACGACCTGGGGGCGTTTTCGATGATTTCTTCCGACTCGCAAGCCATGGGCCGGGTCGGCGAAGTGATTATTCGCACTTGGCAGACCGCGCATAAAATGAAGGTTCAGCGTGGCGCATTATCCGGCGACCCGGCGGCCAACGACAATCAACGCATCAAGCGCTATATCGCCAAATACACCATCAACCCGGCCATCAGCCACGGTATTTCTCACGAGGTGGGTTCCATCGAAGCCGGCAAGCTGGCCGATCTGGTGCTGTGGCAGCCGGCGTTTTTCGGCGTCAAACCCAGTTTAATATTAAAAGGCGGCTTGATTGCCAGCGCGCCGATGGGCGACCCGAACGCGTCCATTCCCACCCCGCAACCGGTACACTACCGGCCTATGTTCGGCAGCTTCGGCCGGGCCGCCGCCAATAACTCGATGATCTTTTTACCGCAGGTCGCTGTGAATTCCGGCGTTGCTGGGCAATTGGCGTTGCAAAAGCGAGTCGGTACGGTAAGGAATACGCGGAACATTGGTAAGGCGGATATGAAGTTGAATGATTATCAGCCGGTGATGGAGGTTTGTTCGCAGACTTATCAGGTCAGGGCGGATGGGGTGTTGCTTACATGCGAACCGGCGGTGGTGTTGCCGATGGCGCAGCGATATTTTTTGTTTTGA